In Candidatus Sulfotelmatobacter sp., one genomic interval encodes:
- a CDS encoding dienelactone hydrolase family protein: MRAPSSLPLAAMILVLSASAAALADAPPADRSARVSSVAMDSATIAALPRDEKLPAGELNARAALDASPRHGEWVDVPLKDGGPLHAWIVYPERHDKAPVVMIIHEIFGLSDWIRAVADQLAREGFIAVAPDLVSGFGVGGGGTESLASRDDVVKAIRSITPEIASARLNATFDWATRLPSASGRGGSIGFCWGGGYSFAFACARPDLKAAVVYYGVSPDSAQLIRLKAPVLGLYGGDDMRVDATIDPARRVLASLHRHYVAHVFDGAGHGFLRAQTQREGANLRATQQAWPLTVDFLRNNLK, translated from the coding sequence ATGCGTGCCCCTTCGTCGCTCCCGCTGGCCGCGATGATCCTCGTTCTCTCGGCGTCGGCCGCCGCTCTCGCCGACGCTCCACCCGCGGACCGTTCCGCGCGCGTCAGCTCCGTGGCGATGGACTCCGCCACGATCGCGGCGCTGCCGCGCGACGAGAAGCTTCCGGCCGGCGAGCTGAATGCCAGGGCGGCGCTCGACGCGTCCCCCCGGCACGGCGAGTGGGTGGACGTGCCGCTCAAGGACGGAGGGCCCTTGCACGCGTGGATCGTCTACCCCGAGCGGCACGACAAGGCGCCGGTGGTGATGATCATCCATGAGATCTTCGGGCTCTCGGACTGGATCCGCGCGGTCGCGGATCAGCTGGCCCGCGAGGGGTTCATCGCCGTGGCGCCGGACCTGGTGAGCGGGTTCGGAGTCGGCGGCGGCGGCACCGAGTCGCTGGCGAGCCGGGACGACGTGGTGAAGGCCATCCGCAGCATCACGCCCGAGATTGCCTCGGCGCGGCTCAACGCCACGTTTGACTGGGCCACGCGTCTACCCTCGGCGAGCGGAAGGGGCGGCTCGATTGGATTCTGCTGGGGAGGCGGATACAGCTTCGCGTTCGCCTGTGCGCGGCCGGACCTCAAGGCGGCGGTGGTCTACTACGGCGTCTCGCCCGACAGCGCGCAGCTGATTCGCCTCAAGGCGCCCGTGCTCGGGCTCTACGGCGGCGACGACATGCGCGTGGACGCCACCATCGATCCGGCGCGCCGCGTGCTGGCATCGTTGCACCGGCACTACGTCGCCCACGTGTTCGACGGCGCCGGACACGGCTTCCTGCGCGCGCAGACGCAGCGCGAGGGGGCGAATCTCCGCGCCACTCAGCAGGCCTGGCCGCTCACCGTCGATTTTCTCCGGAACAATTTGAAGTAG